ccctccctggggagtgagcaaGGGCACCTGTTACTTACTTTTGCTCCCTCATGCTCCAGCAGGAGCCCAGTGTAATAACTCATTTGGACTTTAACCACACAAATGCTTTAAAATCATTCCACTGGGACCAAATACGGGGGGAAATGGCATGTTTTTCTTAGTGACTTTAGTTAGGACAGGAAAGATCCCTCTACTGTCACACTGGGCCTGCTATCCCTGATGTGTTGTTCTCATCTTCAGAATTTCTCTGGCTATTTAGCTGTTGTGATTATTACCTTACCATTTGGCAAGGGAGCCAAACCAGAAGGGTATACCCAAACTTGGGATGTTGTTCTTTGTAGCAAAGGTGGAGGTATTTTTTTCAAGCTCTTCAGCCAACAAAGACTTACAGAAAAATGGGATGATTATTTAGCTTTGCACTGGTACCAAAGGGAGCATTTATAAAATCAAGTTATGTGAAACCACTGTTGTCTAATGTGCAATTTCAATGGACCCATCTTTTTGAGAGAAATAAGGGAGGTGGGTTGACATTTAGGTTCCAGAAGATCTCAGAGCGTTCCAGACCACAGGTATTCTGGTGCATCACTGTAACTTCTGTGCTGTTCTTGGCTGTCTTGGTAGTGCTTCTGTTCTCGGTAGCTCCGCAGGGCCAGCACCACACTGGCACCGTACATGATCACCAGAAGACAAGCAAAGGTGGCTGCTGCGCCATCAGTGCCTGACAGCTGGCAGTTCATCCAGGTGAGCCCCTTGCGGGCATAGACCCTCTCCCTTGTCCTGCACGTGTCCGTGGAATTGATCTGCAAGGCCGCGTGGAGGTAAACACCGATGCCTACGCAGTAGCCTACCGCTGCGAGAAGGCTGAAGGCAGGCCTCCAGGAGGAGCCACTTCCTTGGCAGTTTGTTCAGACTCTTGGCTCCTTGGAGTAAAACACCCAAGGTGAGGACACCCAGCCCCAGAGAAACAGCCACGCCGCCATATATCAGGGGTGCCCGGAGGACCGTGTACTGCTGGTCCAGCTGCCGAACCTGCTCCAGCTCAGTGCCCTCAAATGGTGAGTAATAGTTGTTCCCAAATCCGCCGCCGCTCGCAAAGCTGGCGCTGAATCCAGCAAGGACAAAGTAAGAGGCCACGATACACATGAGAATCATCCCATTCAGTATCACCTCCACTATCTGTATCACACCtaggaggagagagatggtggATTTAACACTGATGTCACTCACCCAGGAAACTCTCCAGGTCAGGGAAGAGAAATACCACTGGTGGCCTGATTGTAGGGAACATGGTCAGATTCGTCATTAACACCTtggtttgaaaacaaaaaaaatctttgtttttttattttcaatactcATGTTTGAAAACTCAAAatgccactgtggaaaaaaattGGGCAGTTACTTTAGAAATGAAACATATACTTCCCATGTGACCTTGCAATTGTACCCCTGAGCATTCgtcctaaagaaatgaaaacttaggtCTAATGTCActgtagctttatttgtaattgctGAGGATTGGAAACCCAAATgcccttcagtgggtgaatgaatggttgaaaattgtggtacatccatccCGTGGGAAactactcagcagtgaaaaggaatgaGCTGTTGATACTCTCAGCAACTCAGATGGATCTCAGGGGATTTATGATGAatgaaaagaagccagtctcaaaaggttacatactgtatgattccatttatgtaagtctcaaaatgacaaaatgacaTAGCTACAGAACAGATCCATGGCTGTCGGGGGATGGGGATGAGTGGGAGTATGGGAGGTGGAGGAGTTTGGGGTAGATATGACTATAAAGGGGAGCACTAGGGATGCCTGATGATGGAACAATTCTGTagctgattgtggtgatggtcacacGAGATAAAACCACACGGAACCACACTCACACATCAGGAGTACATGTGAAAGTGGTAAAATCTAAATAAGCCCTGGAGGTTGTCAAGCTTCCTGGTTGCGATATTGTACTATGGTCACTACTGGGGAAAACTGGGTTAAGGTTACACAGGATCTCTGTACTATATTAGCAATGTtttgtgaatctataattatttcaaagtttaaagttttttaaaaatcaaaatgacataATATAAACTGAGAAAAATCACCTATGTCCCTGTCCACCCTGTTCTTTACCTCCAACTACTTCAAGCATTTTCTGATATAACTTTCCAGCATTCCTTTATGCAAATAAAAGCACTCAAATCCGAATTTCATCCCCCGTTCCCGGCTTTTGTCACAAGGGAGCATGCTACACGCATGGCTCTGCATCGCACTTTTCCACTTACTCTTCCTAGAGTTGTTTTCAGATCAGCTCCTACAGTGTCCACATGCACAATTATGTGGCCTCCAACCCCACTGTGTGGATGGACCAGTCTATTCAACCAGGATCCTACTGCTGGATACTTGGCCTGTTCACTTGGGGGTTCACTTGCGTGCCAGAAGGCAGTGGAAGCCAAGAGGTGAATGGAGAATGAAAAGCGTGGTTTCCCAGAAATCAGGAAAACCTAGACATAAGGGGTACCACAATCAGTGTGTCTAACGTACTCAGGCAGCAGCTACTGGGCTTGCTGATTCTATCTCCTGCTGGGCCCACACGAATTCCTGGGAGGTCCCCAAGGGCCCAACAGTTAAGGGCTCTGACAGTTGAAAAGCTACATTCCTCTAATGTAAATCTGAAAATAACATCAGAGCAGAACTGCCCACTCTCCACCCAGGCACCATAAGCTTCTGGCTACTCTCTCCCGACAGCAGAGCAAGCAAATTGACCCAGACATCATTCTGACTCACGGAGAGTAGCTATCTCTGGCACCCCGCACCTTTCTCTGCCTCGCTTTTCCTTCTGTGTGCAGGTTAATGTCTCACTCCCTAAAGGGAAGCAGGGTTCTGTGCTACTACAAGATGGGGACAACCGGAATGTTTCCTTCTGGGACAGATTCTACCAAACAGCACCATGCAGCACGTGTCTGCTAGGCCGAAATGTAATAAATCCATATCTTGTCACTCATTCCATCAACTGCGACAATCAAGAGGAATAACTGTCTGTTGCCGGGTCCAGTGATGAAGGAATGTGGCCACTGAATATTATCAGAGTACCAGCCAGGCCTGACCTGGCCTagctaaaaatatcaaaaaggctCCAGTATTTCCAAGCGTGCGGTTAGTGCAGAAAGATTCACAGACATCAGAAGAGAGCAGCTTCCTACAGTGGGTGAGACGAGTCTCTGGAGACAGCAGAAGGTTCTGTAGAGGGAAGTGGAGACTGAAACAAGACAGGAGACTTTTGGTTTAAACTAGCATCTTCTTGGGTGAGGCTCCTTTTGTGGCTGATCATTTAATACTCTGCTTCATTATACATCTACAATCTGCCTTTTCACTGTGAATGTGAAAAAAGAACTGAGGAGAGCaaatcaaattttttatttttaatttttctaaagtaaaactaATACATGTGCAGTCAAGTcctacataaaatgaaaaaaaattgtttaaatctCTCTAGGAGCAAAAACTGGTAATACTTTCTCATTATCCTCTAGTTTTCTAATCATATATAAGCAAacatatgtatttccttttctaaacCCAAATGgaactcactttttaaatgtgataaGTAAGGAAATAACATTATAAACATATTGTAAAGAGAACCATCAcctccaaattaaaatttttctttggagTTTTATTGGAGCCACATAAAGCAAAGAACATATTCACCTGTACCAAGAATATATGGGACTGTGCCATAAGTCATCATTTAACAAGCAATAGGAACCCAGGAAGTTGTCTGGCCAAAAGTAGCATTCTTCTGCTGGGAaagattttatattctttaattttggaTGGATCCTGAATTCTGGATGTCGGGTTGAATTCTTCCTACAATGGCACATTTACAAGAGGTACAAAACACTTACTGAGCTTTCAAGGCCATTGTTAAGGGGCTTGTTAGAATCGCTTCTTTACAACTCAGTGAATTAATCTGattcctctttccccagcccACGCCTCCCTCCAACTTAAATCTTACAGGACTAGTttccccagggccccacccccacccctatccAGAGCATTAAGGAAATGAAGGACTGAGAGTTCAGCGTGGAAAAAATTCAGGGCTAATCTGCTTAAGACAGCTATGTTTGGAGAACTTCAGGCTGAAATGTTGTTTCACGTCTATGTGGCTTTTCATGAACTTTGAAGATAAAAGCCTTCACATTCACTTGGTTGTCTCCCTTTATTTAATCATGAAGTGCATTTTCCTGCAGCACATGCCTTTTCCTTGTTGGTCTTGGGCTCCAGTtttggttgtttctgtttttgtttttttaaagtaattttggtTAGTCTCTCACCACAGGACTTCAGAACCAGGACATATTACATCACGGAGTGCTGCACCAGGGAACCTGGAGCTGGGTCCAGCAAGCCAAAATGGCCTGTTACTTTTCAAGGGTTGGCAAGCTCTACAGCCAAGTATTCCATCACAGACAGCAGCTCAGAGTACCTTCCATCACTCAAGTTCAgcagaatgttttaaaaagcctAAAACTCCAGCATTTCTGCGGGCTTCTCTTTCAGCTTCCTGACCTTCTGGTAATCCCTGATGGCCTGCACGGCCCCCAGGGCAAAGACCCCAATGCCCAGGGCAGCAAAGATTCCAGCTCCTATGTCTCCCCCATGGAAACTGCAGCTGAAGCCACTGTACCCTTTGCTCTGGTACAGCGCCTCCCTCTCCTTACACACGAGGGAGGCATAGGCCGCAGAGAGGTTGTGGAAGTAGAAGTACAAAGCTGGGATGTACGCCCCGGCAATGAGCACGTCCAATAAGCCTTCGACCACCAGCCACGTGGGGCAATGCCACGGGACCCGCAGGACACCCATGGCAATGAGGAGGCAGCAGAAGGCCATGAGGGCTCCACTGCAGGCCATGGCCGCAGTGACCGTGGGCAGCTTTAGCTGGTAGAACTGGACATCCAGCTGCTGTGCTTTCTCCCCGTCGGCACCATCAAAACCACTGTAAGCCCCTCCGTACTGGTAGTAGTAAATGCCCCCAAGGCTGGTGATGCCCGTGTAGCCCCCCGTGGAATTGTAAGACACAGAGCTGCAGGCCAGGATCAGCAAGTTCAGGAGAACCTCCAGCATTTGGCAGCAGGCTGCAAAAGAAGGGCGTGGTACCATTTTGAGACATGCCACTTTGCACTTGGAGACTTTCACCTTGAGGCTTATCTTCCAATTGGCGGCTCACACCACAGCCAGCTCTTTACTCTGCCCTCTGGGAGGCCTGAGCAGCCAAAGCTGCACTGAGTAGCATTAGATAGTAGCAGGGAACTGTGGTCTCCAGAAATGATGTCAGAAAGACTTTGGACTGAAAAGGGTAACTCTCAAAAGAGCACAGCAACCTGCCCCAGGTGAACTGCAGGACAATGAGGGGCAGAAGGGcagctggtggtggtggagtAATCAGGTCAGTTAGCAGAAAGAAAGGCATCCCATATGGAAGGCAAGAACATTCTCCGCCTTGGCCTTTCCCTGccaaaaagactaaaaaatagTTATCTGCTCTTCAGATATGTTCTGTGGCTATCTTCAGTTTGAAAGAAGAAACTTCAAGTTTGAAAGAAGTGATAATACAGTGCTTAAAAAATAGAGTGAAGTTAAGAAAAAGCATGGAAGTTATCCATCAAAATGTAAACTGTGGTTCACATACATTAGATATAAGAAAGACTAAGTTAATTAAACCTACAAGGCTAACTGAATTTAAGAAACATAATTGGTTTTACTGATCCTAGACTTTAACTCAATAagtatgttttaaagtttaattttgttttcttttggtttccctGAAGAGCAAATCCGGGCTGTGATATTTTCCCAGGGCTGGATTCCTCCAGGACCCTTGCTTCTTTACTTGGACAGTGGAAGAGCTCCAGCTCTTCCACCAAAGCTAGCCGCTTTCCTTAAAATCAGCTTTACTGCGAGATAAAGTATACACAACAAAGTGACCAGCATTAAGCACACAGCCTGATGAGTTTTGACGGTATGGGCCATGTAATCGTAATCAAGATACAGACCATTTTCATCCCCAGAAAGTTCCCCAGTAGCCCTCTGTGGTCAGCCCCTCATATTCCtcctcaggcaaccactgatcttctttCTGCCATTATTAGCAATTAGGTTTGTCCTTCTAGAATTCCATGCAAATGCAATCACACACTTAGATATTCTTCTGTTTATGGCTTCTTTGCTCAGCGTAACATACAGCATAACATAAAGCTCCTGAGCTGGGAGCTGCCCAAGCTGGCACAATTCTGAGGGGTCAGCTGGCTGTGGGATCAGGCCGTTGCATCTCCCTGGCTTTTAGGGAACTAGGTTTTGTGTCTGCGTCCAGGTGGCCTAAGCATGAAGGTGTTTTACGCCTGCAAATTCTCTAACTGAAATCAGGCACTCTCAGATAAGATCTTTATACTCTGCATTTCCCCCCACAATGCAAATGgcagaattgttttctttaattataaaagtagcaTACATTgatggtaaaaaaaagaaaatctagattcaacaaaaacatgtaatataaaaattatgtaaaatccAATCAATGAAAATAACCACTGTTACCATTACTTTTCCTTCTGGACTTTCCTGCCATGTGTGCCTAATTTTTGCtattgtttatttgcttttaggtAAGAACATAACctattttttctcacttaatacaGTGCGAACATTTTTTCGACCTCAGCAAATGTAAATCTACTTCATAGTTTTAAAGGATGTACAGAATGCCATAATGAATTTAAATAGTCCCAATGTAAAGGACATTCAGGCTTTTCCCCATGTTTTGGGAGCATGTATTTCTTCATAGAGTCTGGGGAGGACAGAGCCCCCATAAGCCCCATATTTCTGTTGTAGCTTTGATCCAATCAGAAAACAAgaaccagggctgggggagacGTCTGGtgacatgtgtttttaaaaataaaggcccAGAGCCTCTCCAGGCCTTACCTGCCCCTTGAAGGCATCTGGCTCACTGAGTCAGCGTCCCTCTCTCCTAAGAAGGAGTGCATTTTAGGTCATTTATTCTTCTGACTCTGGCTGAATCCTTCAGATCTGTCTGTTAGTGAGTTAACACTCTTAAAGTCAACAGTGATTTGAAATCTTGACATGAGCTCAGCACTGGGTTAGAGTattaaataagcacataaaagaGGGACTGAGAATGGAAGTTGGGGAGGAAAACCCCACAATTGTCCCCCTGCACCTTTTCAGCATCATCACAGGTCAATGCCACTGGCAGTAAGAAGTCATCCAAAACCCAGCCCTCCAGGCTCTGAGTGAGAGACAACACCACTGACTATAGAGATTACAACTCTTGGGGAGAAAACgaaattaactttttaaggaTGCTTTGCAAGTAACGCTACAAGCTGAATGCAACTTTTCCCCCCCTGCAATTTCCTTGTTACACTGGCCTAACTCTCCTTGTATCATTTTCTCCATAATGATGTGATCACCAAAGATctaaagggagaggaaaagaacagaagggaaaagagaagctgCTCCGAATGCAAATtggagggagccaggagggagagcaggacgTGGACCTTCTTCCCAGGGAATGTGTAACTCATTATCGCCCCTCTTAGTAGTATATCTATAcacaccccctccacacacacacacacatacgcacgaCCTATACACCTATGGGATTCCTGGTTATCTGATATGCCCAAGTGACATTTGTACTTGCTTTTTATCTGATCTTTAACCTCAGCCTTTAAAGATTTTAGTAGGAGTGGATTCTTGCCCACAAAGGTGAATTCGGGGCTTATCTCTTTTTGTCAGTGTTCCACTGAAACTCCTAAGGATGACTCAGCCCAAACATCAGGGTCTCTGCAGGAAGTTAGAGACAGCCACCGCTGCCTCCCGTTTTTGCCAGTTTGCTGGAAGAGGACATGATCTCATTGATGAGGAAAAGAAGTCACAAAAGATCTGCTCTAAGATGAGCCTGAAAATCTTCAGGTGACCTTTACCCAGGCGTGCATTTCCTGCTTGAGACAAGTTCCCAGCATTTAATGGCTGTTTCTCTCAGCAGAGCACAGCATTGTGTATTTATATGGGTCTCTGCGTACCCAGAGATCTTTATAAGCACTCATTTGTTAGCTTCTGACAGCTGAACCATCCATCCTTTCACTATCTTAACTCAGAACCAACCTCTAGGCCCTAAGCCAAATAGCCTGAGGCAATCAAAGCTAAGTCAAGTAGTGTTTTGGTCCAGAGCCTCAGCTCTGCTCATTCCTCTTGGTAAGTCAATCACAGAAGAATACCTCTGTGGAGAAACCTGTTAACCAGCCTCTGGCTTATTGCTACTATTTACATcatcaagaaaagaagaaaggtcaaGCACGTAAACCATTTCAGGCTTTAGAGTCAGGCTCTAAGCTTCAATTCCAGCTTTTCCACCTAACAGCTGTGTGTACCTCTCTGAGATTCAGCGGTTGTCGAGTGAATTAAAAGCAATGAAGTGTGCCAACATATGTAAACTAGAGTGAGGATTCTTGTACCTGCATTGCCTAGAGCTCTTCAGTGAAAGTTCTGTATAATCCTATAATCACATATATCATTGTAATCATCCTAAGAGACATTTTCAGGTGTTAAGTCCCGTGATTTATCTACCCTAGGCTGAGAAGTTTCCCTTCATTAGTCACAGGCAGCCTAGGAAAGTTTCTCACGGAATCATGTGAGTCATTAGGCCTCACCCTGACAAACCAGATTTTCTTCATTGCTGGTAAGGCCAGGTCTGGTGCTAGGATGGGAACTCTGGGAAACCACATTTGGAGCTGACACAGGTATTATTTAAGTGTTCTTCAAACTGTGGATTCTAGTAAgtggctttttgcttttgtttgtttcaatgaaacagaataggaTAGAAATGATCAGTGTACTTGGTACGTAACAGGGTATCATTTCatgatgtggggtgtgtgtgtaagCACATGCACACGAACTTATTCTTAATGTACAATATACTTCTTACTGTGGGTCTCAGCTAACAACGCTTAAAAGTCATGATGGTGTTTTTGGGCATCAGATCTCCTGTCCCGTGGCATGAGCTCAATCTGGCTGCCATCTCCAGGTGATCTTCCCTCTCTATTTTGGCCTGCCTTGCCAGACGACTGCTGGTGGCCAGACCCCAAGCACAAACACAGGAAACCTCACTGCCCCTTTCAGacattccttcctttttttttttttttcttagatagCATGAACCTCGTGCAGGTATGGAAACGAAGATACTAGGAAGCCAAAAGGGAAGTCTGCTTGAATTTTTGCTTCACCAGCTTGGACCCCTTGCAGAACCACCAGCAATGGTGAGTAAATGGTCAAACTGCCTTCATAATGGCTCACCTCTTCCGGTGCACAGGTATCTGCACTTGTGGCATTCCAGGAGTCCTTCAGCCTCTGACTGGTAATACTCCACTTCCTCCAGTTCAGGCCTGGGGTTCGAGAGTGGATATCTCCCTGAAGTGGGTTCActataaacaaaaacatacatagcCATTAGTGGGCTTCAAATTCAACAGCCTGTTCAATAAGAGAACTCTGGACACCTCATGCTGGGCCCAGACATTCGAGTGtgcagaacagaaacaaaatttgcCACAGTATTTCATACTCCTCTAGAGCATTTTCTGGTTTAGTGGCTGCCCAGGGCATCCAAACACTGGTCAAGTTCCACTAAGCCCATCATTTATCCCTGTAGCTCTGAGCCCTGCCCCTGATGCTGCTTTGTCAGCCTGCAGGAGCCATCGAAGGAGGTGGCTGGGAGCCACGTTGGGGAGTGTTTCAGTTCAGCGCAGACCAGTCTGCATTCTCAAGACTCTCATGCCCAGGCGGGCATTCTCATCCTTCCTTGTTACTTTGGAAACAGCTGAATCAGCAATAATTCTCCAGGCTGTGAGTGGTACAGTTAACTTTGGacatctccatctctctccctcttcctctgccagcCCTGGCTCATTTATTCTGTTCCttcttctcccctgccccccaccccaccccctccctacTGCTTTATCCAGCACACCCTGAAGGGGTGGAGGCTGCATTCTACTAGCTAGGCTCCAGGGATCCTTCTAAAACAGAGATCTCATCATGTATCTTTTGGTTTTGAAATCCATAAACTTATCGCCTTGGATAAAGCCCACACTTTGAGCACGGCACAGGAGGGCTCTTGCTCACTTCTCTCTACTTGCAACCTCATGTTCACAGACCCACCCATAGTgaactgcccctcccccccaaaaggtGACCTGCATTTGCATGCCTCTACGTCACTGTGGAAGGTACAGTTTCCCCTCTTGCTCCTTCTCCAGAACTCAGCTTTGAGGTTATCTCCTCCGGGAAACATTCCAGAGCTCAATCAGGGCCCAGCCTTGTTCTCTCTGAATCTATTCCCTTGGAGTAACACATTTCACATGTTCTGCAATTGGCCCATTTCTTTGTCAGTCTCCTACCAAACCGTGGACACTATGAGTAGGTCCCTGTAGTCCCTGGCCCTAAATCCCACCCATTATATAAATGCTTGTCATtggaagagagacagacataaaTTGCTCTTGGTTTCACACCACCAACTGTTGGTGAGCAAAAGAAGCAGAAGTAATCCCTTCACTGACTTTGGGGCTGAGGCGGCAGGGGGATCAGGACACCAGTTTAGAAGGGAACCTAAAAACAAAGCTCTGGATTCTTCCAGGCCAGACAGTTGCAATGCAATGTGGCTTTCAGCAGGGAAACAACAGCCAGTGCCTGTGACTGTATCTGCACACACCCTTTGTCACAGTTTGGCTAGTTAGTTCTAGATAAGGTAACATAAAATCAGGATAGTAGATTTCTCGCTGTGTGGACACAAGTGGGAGAGAGACTGGACATAGGCCTCCAAGACCCACAGCCTGGATTCCCCTGAGGGATGAGGGCAGGTGTCAAAAACCAGAAGGCAGCCATCACTCCAGTACCTGCCTGTCTCCTTCTTGGCCTGGCACCTAATCTGGGCATTTGGTAATATTTGTGGAGTTAAATGGAATGTGTGATGGAAAAAAAGACCAACTtcccaaaggggaagtggggtcTAGGCCCTGCTCCTCGCCTCCCTTCCATCTTCACCCTCTCCCAGCTCACAAAGTCTTCTGGAACATCACATCGCTTTCACCTCACAGGCCTTATGAGAACTGTGTTCTACGAAGTAGGGATGGCAAAATTTGTTCATTCAGGAAGATGGGGTCTGAAATAACCATGGATTTGAATGAGGCTGCCCAGAAAGACCTCACAGACAAAGGGGGAAATATCTCTGTCCTTCTGTGAAGTTTTAGGTACTTTGAGCTCTTTGGCTAAAACTGTAGCTTCTCTCAgctgtctgtttttaaaatgcatatgccCCTGGAAGGGCTTACACATTAAACTATTAACTCTCCATTGCTCTGACTTTACTAGGCCCCGGCCTCCAGGAGAAGGGACTTGGGGAGGGCTAGTTTGACAAGGGTCTCAAGCGCCAAAGGGCAGCCCTGTTAccacgtggggggggggggtcagggagGAGCCTCAGATTAACCCCACCTACCCAGtttccttcccactccttccctttcttgtcctgaaatcctctcttcctccacttgGGCCCCGGCCCTGCCACTGCTAACGGTGtgtgtatgggggtggggggttgtctCTGCTTTGTTAATCGGGTTCAGGTCAAGAAGTGGCGGGGGGACAGGTACTGTAAGGTTTTCCCTCCCTCCAAGATCTCCTCTAAGAGCTCAAAAGGGAGGAATGGCTCTTCTTTTAAACCCGCTTCCTAGGACCAGTAGCCGGGGGCGCAAAGCCGAGGAGAGGGGCCTCAGACACAGGCTTCCTCCGGGCGGAAGTCGAGGGCCCCCCGCAACCCCACCTCACCTTTCTGCTCCGCGGCGTCCGAGGCCCTCCTTCCGCAGGGGCGGCGGCTCCGGGGTTTCCCAGGGCGCGGGCCAGGGGGGCGGGGCAGCGTCCCAGGTCGGCCGCTGGGGTCCGTTCCGCGTCTGCCTCTGGCGGGATTTTTCCCGAACTCTTTGTTCACCAGTGCGATGGTCCCCGGCTCTGTGTCTGTCCTGGCGGGGTTCTCGGTCCCTCTCCCTGTCCCGGTCCCCGTCCCTCCGCCCGCCTCCGTTTCTCTCCCTGCGCCGGTCCCCGGCTCTGTCCCGCTCTCGCTCGGGGTG
This region of Camelus ferus isolate YT-003-E chromosome 9, BCGSAC_Cfer_1.0, whole genome shotgun sequence genomic DNA includes:
- the MARVELD3 gene encoding MARVEL domain-containing protein 3, with translation MERPSGTREPRAQPRERDPDRHLRSDRDRHPERERDRAGDRRRERNGGGRRDGDRDRERDREPRQDRHRAGDHRTGEQRVREKSRQRQTRNGPQRPTWDAAPPPWPAPWETPEPPPLRKEGLGRRGAESEPTSGRYPLSNPRPELEEVEYYQSEAEGLLECHKCRYLCTGRACCQMLEVLLNLLILACSSVSYNSTGGYTGITSLGGIYYYQYGGAYSGFDGADGEKAQQLDVQFYQLKLPTVTAAMACSGALMAFCCLLIAMGVLRVPWHCPTWLVVEGLLDVLIAGAYIPALYFYFHNLSAAYASLVCKEREALYQSKGYSGFSCSFHGGDIGAGIFAALGIGVFALGAVQAIRDYQKVRKLKEKPAEMLEF